The Vicia villosa cultivar HV-30 ecotype Madison, WI linkage group LG1, Vvil1.0, whole genome shotgun sequence genome includes a region encoding these proteins:
- the LOC131635031 gene encoding protein IMPAIRED IN BABA-INDUCED STERILITY 1, which produces MGCVFVKQGVSVTPAVDHSVDSERNISITNKKNKKKASAELVGLSWSELGESGRTSLNGGNESLSFRLGNLSKYVEGEQAAAGWPAWLSAVASEAIHGWVPLRSDAFEKLDKIGQGTYSSVFRAKEIETGKIVALKKVRFDNFEPESVRFMAREIMILRRLDHPNIIKLEGLITSRLSCSIYLVFEYMEHDVTGLLSKPEINFTESQIKCYMKQLLSGLEHCHSRGVMHRDIKGSNLLVNNEGILKVADFGLANFYNSGSKQPLTSRVVTLWYRPPELLLGSTDYGPSVDIWSVGCVFAELLVGKPILKGRTEVEQLHKIFKLCGSPPDEYWKKTKLPHATLFKPQQPYDSCLRETFKDFPASSVNLLQNLLSIEPNRRGTASSALSLEYFKTKPYACDPSSLPVYPPSKEIDAKHDEETKRKKIAGRVCGPEKRRSSRKPVGLSKLPLPEDLTSQIRTSQKKDDRSVHILKEENTNISDEASKPSGGKPEDASDMKNASQVEIPFHGPLQVSKSSGFAWAKRRKDDTTSIRSHTRSISKGHIFNSLETSTQNSRNISDDNENNENKEVFGGRTSSRGHDVFEISKLVVQNQWSKFDRPDSFDTCDEYHSQELSMMVYHREDSLSKRSNQSYQDQGEKVEFSGPLISQMHTVDELLERHERHIRHSVRRSWFQRGKKHGN; this is translated from the exons ATGGGTTGTGTGTTTGTGAAGCAAGGGGTGTCTGTGACACCTGCCGTTGATCATTCTGTTGATTCGGAGAGGAATATTAGTATTActaacaagaagaacaagaagaaagCGAGTGCTGAGTTAGTTGGATTGAGTTGGAGTGAGTTGGGTGAGTCAGGGAGAACGAGTTTGAATGGTGGAAATGAGTCTCTGAGTTTCAGGTTAGGGAATCTTAGTAAGTATGTGGAGGGAGAACAAGCTGCGGCCGGTTGGCCCGCTTGGCTTAGCGCGGTTGCTTCCGAAGCTATTCATGGTTGGGTTCCTCTCCGGTCGGATGCATTTGAAAAACTTGACAAG ATTGGGCAGGGAACATATAGTAGTGTTTTTCGAGCGAAGGAGATTGAGACGGGGAAGATAGTGGCTCTAAAGAAGGTGAGATTTGACAATTTTGAGCCGGAAAGTGTGAGGTTTATGGCAAGAGAAATTATGATTCTGAGAAGACTTGATCATCCCAATATCATTAAACTGGAGGGTTTGATTACTTCAAGGTTGTCTTGTAGCATCTACCTTGTATTTGAGTACATGGAGCATGATGTCACAGGGCTATTGTCGAAACCAGAAATCAACTTTACCGAATCACAG ATCAAATGCTACATGAAACAGTTGTTGTCTGGTCTAGAGCACTGTCACTCGAGGGGTGTAATGCACCGTGACATCAAAGGATCGAATCTTCTGGTGAATAATGAAGGGATATTAAAGGTAGCGGATTTTGGATTGGCGAATTTCTATAATTCCGGGAGCAAACAGCCGTTGACTAGTCGAGTTGTCACGTTATGGTACCGTCCTCCAGAGCTTTTGCTTGGTTCAACAGATTACGGTCCGTCTGTGGATATTTGGAGTGTTGGTTGTGTATTTGCAGAGCTACTGGTTGGGAAGCCAATACTTAAGGGGAGAACAGAG GTTGAACAGTTGCACAAAATCTTCAAGCTTTGTGGCTCTCCGCCGGATGAGTACTggaaaaagaccaaactacctcACGCAACTTTGTTCAAGCCACAGCAACCATATGATAGTTGCCTAAGAGAAACATTTAAAGATTTTCCTGCAAGCAGTGTAAATTtgttacaaaatcttctttctataGAACCGAACAGACGTGGAACTGCCTCATCTGCTCTCTCATTGGAG TATTTCAAAACAAAACCTTATGCATGTGACCCATCAAGCTTACCAGTATACCCACCTAGCAAAGAGATCGATGCAAAACACGACGAGGAGACAAAAAG GAAAAAGATTGCGGGGCGAGTTTGTGGACCTGAAAAAAGAAGATCATCGAGAAAGCCAGTAGGACTGAGTAAATTACCATTACCAGAG GATTTGACAAGTCAAATTCgaacttcacaaaagaaagatgATAGATCTGTTCACATCCTTAAAGAAGAGAACACTAACATAAGCGACGAGGCATCAAAGCCATCCGGTGGTAAACCAGAAGATGCTTCCGATATGAAGAATGCATCTCAAGTTGAAATTCCCTTTCATGGGCCATTACAAGTTTCAAAATCAAGTGGATTCGCATGGGCAAAAAGGCGTAAAGATGACACTACTTCAATTAGATCCCACACTCGATCTATTTCTAAAGGACATATATTTAATTCATTAGAAACTTCTACACAAAATTCAAGGAATATTTCTGATGATAATGAAAACAACGAAAATAAGGAAGTTTTTGGAGGACGAACCAGCTCTAGAGGCCATGACGTATTTGAAATTTCTAAGCTAGTGGTGCAAAATCAATGGAGTAAGTTTGATCGACCAGATTCGTTTGATACTTGTGACGAGTACCACTCGCAAGAACTTTCGATGATGGTTTATCATAGAGAAGATTCACTGTCGAAGAGAAGCAATCAG AGTTATCAGGATCAAGGAGAGAAGGTTGAATTTTCAGGGCCCCTAATATCTCAAATGCATACAGTTGACGAGCTCTTGGAAAGACACGAGCGCCACATTCGGCATTCAGTCCGAAGATCATGGTTTCAAAGAG